A genomic region of Methanobacterium sp. SMA-27 contains the following coding sequences:
- a CDS encoding cadmium resistance transporter, translated as MEIILTCSVAVTAFIATNLDDMFILIYFFTRNEFNKGSIVVGQYIGISILILISMLAYFFKFIIPPSYIALLGIFPIAIGLNHLCKFKKNSSHNLSNKINYTNKKDIVHDNSSLSIMNILKVATVTFSNGGDNIGVYAPLFASLSISQIFLTSTTFLVMVGIWCIISYIMVINKIIGYKLQEYGNIILPFVLIIIGIGVLTSGGSIFPFKV; from the coding sequence ATGGAAATTATTTTAACCTGCTCAGTGGCAGTTACAGCATTTATTGCAACAAATTTGGATGATATGTTTATTTTAATATACTTCTTTACACGCAATGAATTTAATAAAGGTTCGATTGTAGTGGGCCAGTATATTGGAATATCTATATTAATCCTAATCAGTATGTTGGCTTATTTTTTTAAATTTATTATACCTCCTTCTTACATTGCACTATTAGGAATTTTTCCCATTGCTATCGGATTGAATCATCTTTGTAAGTTTAAAAAAAATAGTTCTCATAACCTTTCGAATAAAATAAATTATACTAATAAAAAAGATATTGTCCATGATAATTCTTCATTATCGATTATGAATATTCTTAAAGTAGCAACTGTTACGTTTTCTAATGGCGGGGACAATATTGGGGTTTATGCTCCTCTTTTTGCGAGTTTGAGTATTTCACAGATATTCCTCACTTCAACAACTTTTTTGGTAATGGTTGGAATTTGGTGTATTATAAGTTATATCATGGTTATAAACAAAATCATAGGATATAAATTACAGGAATATGGCAATATAATCCTACCATTCGTTCTTATTATAATTGGTATAGGAGTTCTTACTAGTGGGGGTTCGATTTTTCCATTTAAAGTATGA
- the glp gene encoding gephyrin-like molybdotransferase Glp: protein MFLSNLMPVKKAQDMISSSLKNVGTEEISLEDAHKRVLSEEIVSLLNSPPFERSAMDGYAIRAEDTFGFSENNPAKLKIVDTIGAGQVSDTIIKNGEAIKIATGAPIPKGSNAVVMEEYTVADKDSLGVEMSITPGENVSPMGEDIETGDIVLKKGKILKPQDLAIIASAGYSKIEVFKKPKIGVITTGNELVMPRPDISGAEIINSNHYTFIAFVESALAVPTLVHCLDSAKKVEDEFERLLETHDGLISTGGTAISKGDVVVDVTEKIGEVLVHGVALRPGKPFGFGIAHEKPIFMLSGYPVAAMVQADVFVRNNLYKMQGIDLAPQCVSKIASRKIPSSLGRTDYIRAKTDGSNVRPLKIKGSGIIRSMVESDSYIVIEENLEGIGEGEECNVLTYDSLTI from the coding sequence ATGTTTCTATCCAATTTAATGCCTGTCAAAAAGGCCCAAGATATGATAAGTTCCTCGCTAAAAAATGTAGGAACAGAAGAAATATCCCTTGAAGATGCTCATAAGAGAGTTCTATCAGAAGAAATTGTATCATTACTAAACTCACCCCCATTTGAAAGGTCAGCCATGGATGGTTACGCAATTCGTGCAGAAGATACATTTGGATTTTCAGAAAATAATCCTGCGAAACTTAAAATAGTGGATACAATAGGTGCGGGTCAAGTTTCAGATACTATAATCAAAAATGGAGAAGCTATTAAAATAGCAACTGGCGCCCCAATACCTAAAGGATCTAATGCAGTTGTTATGGAAGAATACACTGTTGCAGACAAAGATAGTTTAGGGGTTGAAATGAGCATTACTCCTGGAGAAAATGTTTCTCCCATGGGGGAAGATATAGAAACTGGAGACATTGTATTAAAAAAAGGAAAAATACTAAAACCACAAGATCTGGCAATAATTGCCTCTGCAGGTTACAGTAAAATAGAGGTTTTCAAAAAACCAAAAATTGGAGTAATCACAACCGGCAATGAACTTGTAATGCCACGACCAGATATAAGTGGAGCAGAAATCATTAATTCAAACCACTACACATTTATAGCCTTTGTTGAATCTGCGCTGGCCGTACCTACACTTGTACACTGTCTTGACAGTGCCAAAAAGGTTGAAGATGAATTTGAAAGACTTCTTGAAACTCACGATGGGCTGATATCCACAGGAGGAACTGCAATAAGCAAAGGCGATGTGGTTGTAGATGTAACTGAAAAAATTGGAGAAGTTTTAGTCCATGGTGTTGCTTTGAGACCAGGCAAACCATTTGGTTTTGGAATTGCACATGAAAAACCCATTTTCATGCTATCAGGCTATCCTGTAGCTGCAATGGTACAAGCTGATGTTTTCGTGAGAAATAATCTTTATAAAATGCAAGGGATTGATTTGGCACCACAATGTGTCTCAAAAATTGCTTCTAGAAAGATCCCCTCAAGTCTCGGAAGAACAGATTATATAAGAGCAAAAACAGATGGAAGTAATGTTAGACCCCTCAAAATAAAAGGATCAGGTATCATCAGATCCATGGTAGAATCGGATTCATATATTGTTATAGAAGAAAACCTAGAGGGCATAGGTGAAGGAGAGGAATGTAATGTTCTTACTTACGATTCACTTACAATTTAA
- a CDS encoding site-2 protease family protein translates to MELNVLWYYAIGFIVIWVLAILFRDKLKIDIEGPVLMRRTQRLRDFIDSIAKINPRFWRWGMNIGLPVAFFFMAFILYLLIETLPTTFSNPQVGLILPGVDIPGSPLFIPLGYGIIALMTVLVIHEFGHGIIARVEGVKIKSIGVLLLAVLPGAFVEPDEEDVKKSKRISKLRIYAAGSIFNLILAFISLLIVLFISVMIIGTVFVGLPGFTIPGTNITTQPVGFNVTGPIFPTFHEDGVQIASVVPNSPAAGVLTTGMIIESINGVNITNFNSSVTVLNNTKIGENVNIQTTTGNYTVKAGVHPNNSTRGYIGIRSGEHLVVNSDVGKAVGYQIPWFIYSLANLFWWIFLLNFAVGTFNLLPMKPLDGGLLLEELLGYKLSESKVNKIMTPLSYVLILIIAVIIIYGLGRGISLLI, encoded by the coding sequence TTGGAATTGAACGTTTTATGGTATTACGCTATTGGATTTATTGTTATATGGGTTTTAGCTATCCTATTTAGAGATAAATTGAAAATAGATATTGAAGGGCCTGTTCTAATGAGAAGAACCCAAAGATTAAGGGATTTCATAGATTCCATTGCAAAGATAAACCCTCGATTTTGGAGATGGGGCATGAACATTGGATTGCCTGTGGCCTTTTTCTTCATGGCATTTATATTGTACCTCCTAATTGAAACACTTCCAACTACATTTTCAAATCCACAAGTTGGATTAATTCTTCCAGGAGTTGATATTCCTGGTTCTCCACTATTTATACCTCTCGGCTACGGTATCATTGCTCTTATGACCGTATTGGTTATCCATGAATTTGGTCATGGTATTATTGCTAGGGTTGAGGGAGTTAAAATAAAATCAATAGGCGTTCTATTGTTAGCTGTGCTCCCTGGAGCATTTGTAGAGCCTGATGAAGAAGATGTTAAAAAATCAAAAAGAATTTCAAAACTAAGAATTTATGCTGCTGGATCTATCTTCAACCTGATACTTGCATTCATATCCCTACTGATTGTCTTGTTTATTAGTGTGATGATCATCGGTACCGTATTCGTAGGCCTTCCAGGATTTACTATCCCTGGTACAAATATAACAACTCAACCAGTTGGTTTTAATGTAACCGGTCCAATATTTCCAACATTCCATGAAGATGGGGTTCAAATAGCAAGCGTGGTTCCAAATAGCCCTGCAGCAGGAGTATTAACTACAGGGATGATTATTGAAAGTATAAATGGGGTAAACATTACCAATTTTAACAGCTCAGTAACAGTTCTTAACAACACCAAAATAGGCGAAAATGTAAACATTCAAACAACTACTGGAAATTATACTGTAAAAGCTGGAGTACATCCCAATAACTCAACAAGAGGTTACATAGGAATAAGAAGCGGAGAACATCTAGTTGTGAATAGCGATGTTGGAAAAGCAGTGGGCTATCAAATACCATGGTTTATATACTCTTTAGCTAACTTATTCTGGTGGATATTCCTTCTTAACTTTGCAGTTGGAACATTCAATCTACTTCCAATGAAACCATTAGACGGAGGATTATTATTAGAGGAGCTTTTAGGCTATAAATTATCAGAAAGTAAAGTGAATAAAATAATGACTCCCTTATCTTACGTATTGATTTTGATAATAGCTGTTATCATTATCTATGGCCTAGGAAGAGGAATATCACTCCTCATTTAA
- the tusB gene encoding sulfurtransferase complex subunit TusB yields MHVGFILTKTPSEEGFNTFLKFLKIYLGNTEVSIYLIGNGVYCFRSGHYVSEIITGMLNDPNNAINVYVCRDDLKARGLTVEVLVNNVEQFITYDELVRDIMENIDQVLSF; encoded by the coding sequence ATGCACGTTGGATTTATACTCACAAAAACTCCCTCTGAAGAAGGTTTTAATACATTTCTTAAATTTCTAAAGATATATCTTGGAAATACGGAAGTATCTATTTATCTAATTGGAAATGGTGTTTATTGTTTTAGATCGGGCCATTATGTGTCTGAAATAATAACTGGGATGTTAAATGATCCCAATAATGCTATAAATGTGTATGTTTGTAGGGATGATCTTAAAGCAAGGGGTTTAACTGTTGAAGTTCTTGTAAACAATGTTGAACAATTTATTACCTATGATGAGTTGGTTCGGGATATTATGGAAAATATTGATCAGGTTTTGAGTTTCTAA
- a CDS encoding (Fe-S)-binding protein: MEIDELEYEIFVDGALVKRVTIQQIKPCIVAENMIRVLMQLDSEIRDVIPLLITRYPPGKVNFIENKGIITLNIQNRLVTLYPSGKISMNNTIDKEDAIEAVTEIMKVINEVFIELNNDNGLDYSEIKEKLSKIGPLALYNCLPKTNCEKCGEVTCMAFAIKLLSGDIKLDKCKPLRDREHIKDVSCLKELLGIQIMQSMGWNE; this comes from the coding sequence ATGGAGATAGACGAACTCGAATATGAAATATTTGTTGATGGTGCACTTGTAAAAAGGGTCACAATACAACAAATAAAGCCATGTATAGTTGCAGAAAATATGATCAGAGTTTTAATGCAGCTTGATTCAGAAATAAGGGATGTAATTCCGTTATTAATAACTAGATATCCTCCAGGTAAGGTTAATTTTATTGAAAATAAGGGAATCATTACTCTGAATATTCAAAACAGACTAGTAACATTATACCCCTCCGGTAAGATCAGCATGAATAATACTATTGACAAAGAAGACGCAATTGAAGCAGTTACAGAAATTATGAAAGTAATTAATGAGGTATTTATCGAATTAAATAATGATAATGGTTTAGATTACTCTGAAATTAAGGAAAAACTCTCAAAGATAGGACCACTTGCACTTTATAATTGCTTACCAAAAACTAACTGTGAAAAATGTGGTGAGGTTACGTGCATGGCATTTGCAATTAAACTGCTTTCAGGAGACATAAAACTGGATAAATGCAAACCACTTAGGGATAGGGAGCATATTAAAGATGTTTCATGTCTAAAAGAACTTCTTGGGATTCAAATAATGCAATCTATGGGTTGGAATGAATAA
- a CDS encoding DsrE family protein: MDTVLIIVDKAPYGYEDTFSAFYVAIACLNKGMDADVLLTGDGVYAAIKDQEPCGSVNYPNVGELSYLVFPEGNIYVHLESMLDRGIVEDDLVEASQIINDNELYDIVKSRTKNTAFIRI, encoded by the coding sequence ATGGATACTGTTTTAATAATAGTTGATAAAGCACCATACGGTTATGAAGATACTTTTAGCGCTTTTTATGTAGCAATAGCCTGTCTTAACAAGGGAATGGATGCTGATGTATTACTTACAGGGGATGGTGTTTATGCAGCTATTAAGGATCAAGAACCCTGTGGAAGCGTAAATTATCCTAATGTTGGAGAATTGTCCTACTTAGTTTTTCCAGAGGGTAATATATACGTACATCTAGAATCTATGCTTGATCGGGGTATTGTTGAAGATGATTTGGTTGAAGCTTCCCAAATAATAAATGATAATGAATTATATGATATTGTAAAGTCTAGAACTAAAAATACTGCCTTTATCCGGATTTAA
- a CDS encoding DsrE/DsrF/TusD sulfur relay family protein → MVEIIQEEKKTLTIILTEGPYRSQYVEMAHNIAESALNIGYNVNLFLYMDATHIPKKNQNPHSFPNVGERLRHLIKKGADVRACVRCATARGHACDNASYLKGVSITSVYDIPGWVRKSDKVITLSG, encoded by the coding sequence ATGGTTGAAATTATACAAGAAGAAAAAAAGACCTTGACAATCATACTTACAGAGGGGCCATACCGATCTCAGTATGTTGAAATGGCCCACAATATTGCTGAAAGTGCTCTTAACATAGGATACAATGTAAATCTATTTTTATACATGGATGCTACACACATTCCTAAGAAAAACCAAAATCCACATTCATTTCCAAATGTGGGTGAGAGATTGAGACATCTTATAAAAAAAGGAGCAGATGTTAGGGCGTGTGTAAGGTGTGCAACAGCAAGGGGACACGCCTGTGATAATGCATCTTATCTAAAAGGTGTTTCCATAACAAGTGTCTACGACATTCCTGGATGGGTTAGGAAGAGTGACAAAGTAATAACACTGAGTGGGTGA
- a CDS encoding DUF166 domain-containing protein, with amino-acid sequence MLKIAVVTDGPYGDRAFDTISKEFESDFIELEQPESMFMEDVEIAEEALESLKSTDIIISYILHPDLLLELVEQLHDHVEWIIVGAWKGEGFKNQIEEYDNVICPENICDLEESGDEVFNEFVSKFGKPIVEIETVGNKVSKVHVLRSSPCGSTFFVADEMVGEDVNNLPIKAGLKVQHYPCRASKMRLFVDECKKELAANFHRDAFEDAIERDKLKN; translated from the coding sequence ATGTTAAAGATTGCTGTTGTTACAGATGGTCCTTATGGTGATAGAGCGTTTGATACTATCTCTAAGGAATTTGAGAGCGATTTTATCGAATTAGAACAACCAGAATCAATGTTCATGGAAGATGTTGAAATAGCTGAAGAAGCTCTTGAAAGTCTTAAAAGTACAGATATAATTATCAGTTATATTTTGCACCCTGATCTTTTATTGGAACTAGTTGAACAACTTCATGATCATGTTGAATGGATCATCGTAGGTGCATGGAAAGGTGAAGGCTTTAAAAATCAGATTGAAGAATATGACAATGTTATTTGTCCGGAGAATATATGTGACCTTGAAGAAAGTGGAGACGAAGTTTTTAATGAATTTGTGTCCAAGTTTGGAAAACCCATTGTAGAAATAGAAACCGTAGGTAATAAAGTATCAAAAGTTCACGTTTTAAGATCATCTCCGTGCGGTTCAACATTTTTCGTAGCTGACGAGATGGTTGGGGAGGATGTTAATAACCTTCCCATAAAAGCAGGTCTTAAAGTCCAACATTACCCTTGCAGGGCTTCTAAGATGAGGTTGTTTGTTGATGAGTGTAAAAAGGAATTAGCAGCAAATTTTCATAGGGACGCATTTGAAGATGCAATTGAAAGGGATAAATTAAAAAATTGA
- a CDS encoding NAD(P)/FAD-dependent oxidoreductase, which translates to MKVVIIGSGAGGLTAASNIRKYSEKAEVTVITLESRVAYSPCAIPYVIGGEIASFDEIVMHTPEYYNEHGINIITESEAIEVVSSGNIVKYKPKNSRDNEVILNYDYLVIATGGSPFIPPVKGTDLQGVFKVKTIEDGVKIKEWAEKSKNAVVVGAGAIGLEVGYGLKELGIDVSVTEMLPQILPRSLDPDMAIKVQKYLESQGINIILNQTLDKILGNELAEKVVIGNNIIDVDIVILSTGIRPSVELAKSAGCAVGKMGVKVNEKMQTSIPNIYSVGDCVEVYDGITRQKTQSPFGTTAVRQGKVAAKNITGREAIFRPVLNSVVSKIGELEIGAVGLTEISANLNGLDIIVGRSKALTKARYYPGCKPIDTKIICSKEGKILGCQIIAKETVAERVDTMALAIAKEVKCEELTEMEFSYAPPVSMVVDPIVLAAEDALNKIKKDL; encoded by the coding sequence ATGAAAGTAGTAATAATAGGCAGTGGTGCAGGTGGGCTCACTGCAGCATCAAACATTAGGAAATATTCAGAGAAGGCAGAAGTAACAGTAATAACCCTAGAAAGTAGAGTAGCTTATTCTCCATGCGCTATCCCTTATGTTATTGGTGGGGAAATAGCATCATTCGATGAGATAGTAATGCATACCCCAGAATATTATAATGAACATGGCATTAATATCATAACAGAATCCGAGGCTATTGAAGTCGTTTCTTCAGGAAATATTGTGAAATACAAACCAAAAAATTCCAGAGACAATGAAGTTATTTTAAACTATGACTATTTAGTCATTGCAACTGGTGGATCACCATTCATTCCTCCAGTGAAAGGAACTGATCTACAGGGAGTTTTCAAGGTCAAAACTATTGAAGACGGAGTAAAAATTAAAGAATGGGCTGAAAAAAGTAAGAATGCAGTTGTTGTAGGTGCAGGAGCCATAGGTTTAGAAGTGGGATACGGCCTTAAAGAACTTGGAATTGATGTAAGTGTTACTGAAATGCTGCCCCAGATACTCCCAAGATCTCTTGACCCTGATATGGCCATTAAAGTACAGAAATACCTTGAAAGTCAGGGCATTAATATAATTTTAAATCAGACCTTAGATAAAATTTTGGGCAATGAACTTGCAGAAAAAGTTGTTATTGGTAATAATATCATTGATGTAGATATAGTAATATTATCAACAGGCATAAGACCATCTGTAGAACTTGCTAAATCAGCAGGATGTGCTGTTGGTAAAATGGGTGTCAAAGTAAACGAAAAAATGCAAACATCAATACCGAACATATACTCTGTAGGTGATTGTGTAGAAGTTTATGATGGAATAACCAGACAGAAAACTCAATCCCCCTTTGGAACAACTGCAGTGCGTCAGGGGAAAGTTGCTGCGAAAAATATAACCGGAAGAGAAGCAATTTTCAGACCTGTTTTAAACTCAGTAGTATCAAAGATAGGTGAGCTTGAAATAGGGGCCGTTGGATTAACAGAGATTTCTGCCAATTTAAACGGTTTAGATATTATTGTTGGAAGGAGTAAAGCCTTAACAAAGGCCAGATACTATCCCGGCTGTAAACCAATAGACACTAAAATTATTTGCAGTAAAGAAGGTAAAATTTTAGGATGTCAGATCATTGCAAAGGAAACAGTGGCAGAAAGGGTCGACACAATGGCATTGGCAATAGCTAAAGAAGTGAAATGTGAAGAGTTAACAGAGATGGAATTTTCATATGCACCTCCAGTTTCAATGGTAGTAGATCCCATAGTACTAGCAGCAGAAGATGCTTTAAATAAAATAAAAAAAGATCTTTAA
- the cobI gene encoding precorrin-2 C(20)-methyltransferase, whose protein sequence is MKKGKLFGVGVGPGDTDLLTIKATKILKNVEVICSPRSAELKPSLALSIVQPILDERNEKYDILDPLFPMIEDKSALNSYWDLAAEIIITNLSDGKDVAFITLGDPTIYSTFSYVAKRIAESGYEIEIIPGITSFTGCAAAAGISLAEKDEIVVIVPKVDDRLKRIMEYGDTFVIMKTSRHSEILEEIVNQDNRDKSIISVQNCSMQDENVFEGFSKDKKYLSTTIVKFRDKK, encoded by the coding sequence ATGAAAAAAGGAAAATTATTTGGAGTGGGAGTAGGGCCAGGAGATACCGATCTTTTAACTATTAAAGCAACTAAAATCCTTAAAAATGTCGAAGTTATATGTTCCCCAAGATCTGCTGAGTTAAAGCCTAGTCTTGCACTTTCAATAGTACAACCTATTTTAGATGAGAGGAATGAAAAATATGATATTTTAGATCCACTTTTCCCGATGATAGAAGATAAATCTGCCCTGAATTCATATTGGGATCTGGCTGCAGAGATCATTATAACTAATCTATCTGATGGTAAAGATGTCGCATTCATTACACTTGGGGATCCAACAATTTACAGTACTTTTTCCTATGTTGCTAAGAGAATAGCTGAATCGGGTTATGAGATTGAAATAATACCAGGCATAACTTCATTTACAGGATGTGCTGCTGCCGCAGGAATTTCTTTGGCTGAAAAGGATGAAATAGTAGTTATAGTTCCCAAGGTTGATGACAGGTTGAAGAGGATAATGGAATATGGGGATACATTTGTAATTATGAAAACTTCAAGGCATTCTGAAATTCTTGAAGAAATTGTTAATCAAGATAATAGAGATAAATCTATCATTTCGGTTCAAAATTGCAGTATGCAAGATGAAAATGTTTTTGAAGGATTTTCAAAGGATAAAAAATATTTATCCACTACCATTGTTAAATTTAGGGATAAAAAATAG
- a CDS encoding helicase C-terminal domain-containing protein, whose protein sequence is MESGFFCEKCGMIKARCICGKSSTKRRIYTKISKPNISEIKKSYPNVDEEIVENFPFSEPRNGQFEIITRIKDAIDNGYRYIILEAGTGTGKSAIATTLANIYQPAYILTMTKQLQSQYAIEFGYPMVKGRGNFTCRDSNFDDRCDSGTCQTVPSTQNFVCDFGITKSPFEEGNFAFNEAHGTPIYFRSNERCNYWNQKSRAVESDITLMNYDYALLELAYVQHFGKRSLMILDEAHNIEDKLMRRMELSLSNKMLEKDVKKSIPRSMLKFQDPKEWIIFIQSLYQDYKDISLTKMPKNKADRINRTKLRLSELMTNLEENPKNWVVDGSDGGITFKPLKIDVYANDRLFRHADVCLFMSATILDQELFCKWLGIRPEEVYFLSIKSNFPASERPVHLKTVGPMSQRAIKRTAPKTIPILEKIIEHHKYEKGLIHTHNYKCQQYIMKQIKDKRLIDHKSTDREYKLRLFEKSKDPLVLVSPSMSEGVDLPYEKCQFQVIYKIPFPYLGDQQIKNRKAQDPKWYAYKTVMTLLQAYGRGMRAEDDYCETYILDGNIKMLFNNRLYKSLVPEFFKEAIVRD, encoded by the coding sequence ATGGAAAGCGGTTTCTTCTGTGAAAAGTGTGGAATGATAAAGGCACGATGTATCTGTGGTAAAAGCAGTACCAAAAGACGAATTTATACTAAAATATCCAAACCCAATATATCAGAGATTAAAAAGTCATATCCAAATGTGGATGAAGAGATAGTTGAAAATTTCCCGTTTTCAGAACCAAGAAATGGTCAGTTTGAAATAATCACCAGGATTAAAGATGCAATTGATAATGGTTATCGTTACATCATACTTGAAGCGGGTACTGGGACTGGAAAATCTGCAATTGCAACTACTTTAGCTAATATCTATCAGCCGGCTTATATTTTAACAATGACTAAACAATTACAATCACAATATGCCATTGAATTTGGTTACCCTATGGTTAAGGGCCGAGGGAATTTTACTTGTAGGGATTCCAACTTCGATGATAGATGCGATTCTGGTACATGCCAAACTGTTCCAAGCACCCAAAATTTTGTGTGTGACTTTGGAATCACAAAATCCCCATTTGAAGAGGGAAATTTTGCATTCAATGAGGCACATGGAACTCCAATATATTTCAGATCAAATGAAAGATGTAACTACTGGAATCAGAAATCAAGAGCAGTTGAAAGTGATATCACGCTTATGAACTATGATTATGCGCTTTTAGAACTTGCATATGTACAACATTTCGGTAAAAGGAGTTTAATGATTCTTGATGAAGCTCATAACATTGAAGATAAACTCATGCGTAGAATGGAATTGAGTTTATCCAATAAAATGCTTGAAAAGGATGTTAAAAAGAGCATACCGAGAAGTATGTTGAAATTTCAGGACCCCAAAGAATGGATAATTTTCATACAATCACTTTATCAGGATTACAAGGATATCAGCCTCACAAAAATGCCAAAAAATAAGGCAGACAGAATCAACAGAACCAAATTAAGGTTGAGCGAACTCATGACCAATTTGGAAGAAAATCCCAAGAACTGGGTTGTTGATGGGTCAGATGGGGGAATAACTTTCAAGCCACTTAAAATAGATGTATACGCCAATGATAGATTATTTAGACATGCTGATGTGTGTCTATTTATGAGTGCAACCATACTAGATCAGGAATTATTTTGCAAATGGCTTGGAATTAGGCCTGAAGAAGTATATTTCTTGAGTATTAAAAGTAATTTCCCTGCTTCAGAACGTCCAGTTCATCTAAAAACGGTTGGTCCTATGTCTCAACGTGCTATTAAACGTACAGCACCAAAAACCATCCCAATTCTTGAAAAGATTATTGAACATCATAAGTACGAAAAGGGACTCATACACACACATAATTACAAGTGTCAACAGTACATTATGAAACAAATTAAAGACAAGAGACTTATTGATCATAAAAGTACAGACAGAGAATATAAATTAAGACTTTTTGAAAAAAGTAAAGACCCTTTGGTTCTGGTTAGTCCTTCAATGAGTGAAGGTGTTGATTTGCCTTATGAAAAATGTCAATTCCAAGTAATATATAAAATTCCATTCCCATATTTAGGTGATCAACAGATAAAAAATAGAAAGGCCCAAGATCCCAAATGGTATGCCTATAAAACTGTTATGACGTTGTTACAGGCATACGGGAGGGGAATGCGTGCTGAAGATGATTATTGTGAAACCTACATCCTTGATGGGAATATTAAAATGCTCTTCAATAACAGATTATACAAATCACTTGTTCCTGAATTCTTCAAAGAAGCTATTGTACGTGATTAG
- a CDS encoding CDGSH iron-sulfur domain-containing protein, protein MAAEKNKQKIRILKDGPYIVSGGVPLIKQGIGTDDEGNSYQWTLEITYPLKNTYSLCRCGKSKNKPFCDGTHLKTGFDGTETASKKPYMAEAVGTEGPVLTLTDVWPLCDHSRFCQRAGGIRELIANSDDPEAKKIAIEQGQNCPSGRLVVWDKETGKALEPEFEPSIAIIHDPQKKCEGPIWVRGGIPIESFDGTIYEVRNRVTLCQCGKSENKPFCDGSHWLTKDEMENWRSKWNKKDDQV, encoded by the coding sequence ATGGCTGCTGAAAAAAATAAACAAAAAATTAGAATATTAAAAGATGGACCTTACATTGTTTCGGGAGGAGTTCCATTAATTAAACAAGGAATTGGTACAGATGATGAGGGTAATTCATATCAATGGACATTAGAAATTACATATCCTTTAAAAAATACATATTCGCTTTGTCGTTGTGGAAAATCAAAAAATAAACCTTTTTGTGATGGGACGCATTTAAAGACAGGGTTTGATGGAACAGAAACCGCAAGTAAGAAACCATACATGGCTGAAGCAGTGGGAACAGAGGGGCCAGTTCTAACCTTAACAGATGTATGGCCTTTGTGTGATCATTCACGTTTTTGTCAAAGGGCAGGCGGTATACGAGAATTAATTGCAAATTCAGATGATCCTGAAGCAAAGAAGATAGCCATTGAACAGGGTCAAAATTGTCCATCAGGAAGATTGGTTGTTTGGGATAAAGAAACTGGAAAAGCACTTGAACCAGAATTTGAACCTTCCATAGCAATTATTCATGATCCTCAAAAGAAGTGTGAAGGTCCTATATGGGTACGGGGAGGTATTCCTATAGAATCTTTTGATGGAACAATTTACGAAGTACGTAATAGAGTAACACTATGTCAATGTGGTAAATCGGAAAATAAACCCTTTTGTGATGGTAGTCATTGGTTAACTAAGGATGAGATGGAAAATTGGAGATCAAAATGGAATAAAAAAGATGATCAGGTTTAA